Proteins from a genomic interval of Lolium perenne isolate Kyuss_39 chromosome 1, Kyuss_2.0, whole genome shotgun sequence:
- the LOC127295606 gene encoding aspartic proteinase nepenthesin-2, producing the protein MVAMAAGSSLLLLLLLLVAPPFSSSAVVRPGRFNTKAVRSIINRSAKEFLKDRAQQGVTDFSGRRTNDDQLGSSAADTYGAFIFELSVGTSPQQIPVIMDITSALIWVQCGSCAATSCLRYTPLDTTTFMPDLSRYVGCDTQYCQMVVPGVQPKCNSQYPACRYELDFYAADATKPTWYTSGYLANETFNFDTASVAGIVFGCSDDITLPDLAGSSGFLGFNRGALSLVTQLQITSFSYFIAPDDTGYNFVSWNWDEDVAPAAVGSRPKSQSTPLLAPTANQNPYYYVKLTGLLVDGQPLTSIPAGTFDAQADGSGGVYMSTTLPVTYLKEAAYNALRRELVSKIQSQGVIPVDTPGDLYHLCFLTQYFANAKVPTLALVFDGADATMELTVNNYFFDLPDGQTCMSILPSTDVSVLGSLLQAGKTMTYDIHGGQLMFQTAAGVPARPPVPLIATLLIAWGLGLQTLL; encoded by the coding sequence ATGGTAGCAATGGCCGCTGGTTcatcactcctcctcctcctcctccttctcgtaGCGCCCCCGTTCTCGTCGTCGGCGGTGGTCCGGCCGGGCAGATTCAACACCAAAGCGGTCCGTTCAATCATCAACCGTTCCGCCAAAGAATTCCTAAAAGACAGGGCGCAGCAGGGCGTCACGGACTTCTCAGGCCGGCGCACCAACGACGACCAGCTGGGCAGCTCGGCGGCGGACACGTACGGCGCCTTCATCTTCGAGCTCTCCGTCGGGACATCTCCCCAGCAGATCCCCGTCATCATGGACATCACCAGCGCGCTCATCTGGGTGCAGTGCGGCTCCTGCGCCGCCACCTCGTGCCTCAGGTACACGCCGCTGGACACGACAACCTTCATGCCCGACTTGAGCCGCTACGTTGGCTGTGACACCCAGTACTGCCAGATGGTGGTCCCTGGCGTCCAGCCCAAGTGCAACTCCCAATACCCAGCCTGCAGGTATGAACTAGATTTCTACGCGGCCGACGCTACAAAGCCCACCTGGTACACCTCCGGCTACCTCGCCAACGAAACGTTCAACTTCGACACGGCGTCCGTCGCCGGTATCGTGTTCGGCTGCAGCGACGACATCACGTTGCCGGACCTCGCCGGCTCCTCCGGCTTCCTCGGCTTCAACAGGGGGGCTCTCTCCCTTGTGACCCAGCTCCAGATCACCAGTTTCTCCTACTTCATCGCGCCCGACGACACCGGCTACAACTTCGTCAGCTGGAACTGGGACGAAGATGTCGCGCCCGCCGCGGTGGGCAGCCGCCCCAAGAGTCAAAGCACGCCGCTGCTCGCGCCCACCGCCAACCAGAACCCTTACTACTACGTCAAGCTAACCGGCCTGCTCGTAGACGGCCAGCCCCTGACCAGCATCCCGGCGGGGACCTTCGACGCCCAGGCAGACGGCTCCGGCGGGGTGTACATGAGCACAACCCTGCCGGTCACCTACCTCAAAGAGGCTGCGTACAACGCCCTCAGGCGCGAGCTCGTCAGCAAGATCCAGTCACAAGGCGTGATTCCGGTGGACACCCCCGGCGACCTCTACCACCTTTGCTTCCTTACGCAGTACTTTGCCAACGCCAAGGTTCCGACGCTCGCGCTGGTCTTCGACGGTGCCGACGCCACGATGGAGCTCACGGTGAACAACTACTTCTTCGACCTCCCCGATGGGCAGACGTGCATGTCCATACTGCCATCGACCGACGTATCCGTCCTGGGCAGCCTGCTGCAGGCGGGAAAGACGATGACCTACGATATCCATGGCGGCCAGCTCATGTTCCAGACAGCGGCGGGTGTTCCCGCGCGGCCACCGGTGCCGCTGATAGCAACTCTTCTTATAGCGTGGGGGCTCGGCCTCCAAACACTTCTATAA